The following proteins come from a genomic window of Nostoc sp. TCL26-01:
- a CDS encoding CTB family bacteriocin, translated as MSNQLFTTVSLEEQAIITGGSASNGYGDSNDGIYVEEDNYSEFWKDTLKQAATTSANANGASTSHALDISDVDAFANVFKIVEV; from the coding sequence ATGTCTAACCAATTATTCACAACTGTATCTCTAGAAGAACAAGCAATCATCACTGGTGGTAGTGCTAGTAATGGTTATGGTGATAGTAATGATGGAATCTATGTAGAAGAAGATAACTACAGCGAGTTCTGGAAAGATACTCTCAAACAAGCAGCAACTACTTCAGCAAATGCCAATGGTGCATCAACATCTCATGCTCTTGATATTTCTGATGTTGATGCCTTTGCTAATGTTTTCAAAATTGTCGAGGTTTAG
- a CDS encoding Rieske (2Fe-2S) protein yields the protein MNWIKVITQDELPPDGRKVVKVEQRNILLLNHNNQVFAVENSCPHLKLPLQKGKITDTGALVCPFHRSAFDLATGNPTDWTPFPPGIGKVMGMISKEKALSVFPTRVEEGSIWVGL from the coding sequence ATGAACTGGATTAAGGTTATTACTCAAGATGAGTTACCACCTGACGGGCGTAAAGTAGTCAAGGTTGAACAACGCAATATTCTGTTACTCAACCATAACAATCAAGTCTTTGCGGTGGAAAATTCTTGTCCTCATCTGAAGTTACCTTTACAGAAGGGTAAGATTACAGATACTGGAGCGCTGGTTTGTCCTTTTCACCGCAGTGCGTTTGATCTGGCTACTGGTAATCCTACAGATTGGACTCCTTTCCCTCCTGGTATTGGTAAGGTGATGGGGATGATTTCTAAAGAAAAGGCATTGTCTGTTTTTCCTACCCGTGTTGAAGAAGGTAGTATCTGGGTGGGTTTGTAG
- a CDS encoding filamentous hemagglutinin N-terminal domain-containing protein: MTTSSKSFTWQWSVASRLVTAAVLAVGIVFPDANSAYAQSVIIPDQTLGSEGSRVESNSINGRTEVLQGGAIRNNNLFHSFLEFNVNEGRAARFLVPNADIQNVLVRVTGSNQSQILGQLEMLNSNANLFLLNPNGITFGSNARLKINGSFVASTASAINFADGSIFSTTSPATTLPLKVNVPTGLQFGKTGGEIRLNRQSTLQVQAGKTLALVGGNIIVDGGYLLASSGQIGLGGIRATGTIDLNLDSNHQPLKFSSDSALADVSITNGGIVFASDQRGGSIQIQGRNVLLTGGSQVFAQTANQDGGEISIQTEQLIVQGGSQVSASTFGGGKGGNLAVNATDFILVTGTDADGFASSLRTNTYNRGSAGKLTVKTRKLIVENGGQIEASARRGSQGLGGQLEVMADVIKLSGSSLNGFSSGLFAQTGGTNDAGSLTIKTRQLIIQDGAQIVAGTQPGSQGKGGNLNIHASDFIEISGTAPNRIDTSGLFVRSQGEGDAGSLSITTGKLIVSNQAQVTVSALGRGNAGKLEINANEIRLDEQGKLFAQTISGKGGDINIKVTDLLLLRNHSQISATAGTNATSQGDGGNINIDAPNGFIVAVPSENSDISANAFQGKGGNVDINAFGVFGTQFREKLTDLSDITASSEFGLNGTVEINTPEVDPSEGVVNLPTQPVETKLAQVCYAGFGRNRDSFTITGRGGLPDNPTDFLNADAVLANWIAIGEPEKTVSRTTVPPMPSGIVEATGWTRNAQGEVVLTAKVSVVTPHASWQQATVCQNQTLTSRDF; this comes from the coding sequence ATGACCACAAGCAGCAAAAGTTTTACTTGGCAATGGAGCGTAGCCAGTCGTCTAGTAACTGCTGCGGTATTAGCTGTGGGTATCGTTTTCCCTGACGCAAATTCTGCCTATGCTCAAAGCGTGATTATTCCAGATCAAACTTTAGGTTCTGAAGGTTCTCGTGTAGAATCCAACTCTATTAATGGTCGAACTGAAGTATTGCAGGGTGGAGCAATCCGGAATAACAATCTGTTCCACAGTTTTTTAGAATTTAATGTTAATGAAGGACGAGCAGCCCGTTTCTTGGTACCAAACGCTGACATACAAAATGTTTTAGTCAGGGTAACGGGTAGCAACCAGTCTCAGATTTTGGGGCAATTGGAAATGCTTAACTCCAACGCCAATTTATTTTTGTTGAATCCCAATGGTATTACTTTTGGCTCTAATGCCAGACTCAAGATTAATGGTTCATTTGTAGCTAGTACCGCCAGCGCCATCAACTTTGCAGATGGTAGTATTTTTAGTACAACTTCACCTGCAACGACCTTGCCATTGAAGGTAAATGTACCAACAGGTCTGCAATTTGGTAAAACTGGGGGAGAGATTCGGCTGAATAGGCAGAGTACGTTACAAGTACAAGCAGGTAAAACCCTGGCTCTAGTGGGCGGGAATATCATTGTAGATGGTGGATATTTACTAGCGTCAAGTGGTCAGATTGGTTTGGGTGGGATACGAGCAACTGGAACAATCGATCTGAACTTAGATAGTAATCATCAGCCTTTAAAGTTTTCTTCTGATTCAGCATTGGCAGATGTATCCATTACTAATGGAGGTATAGTCTTTGCCAGTGATCAACGTGGTGGTAGCATTCAAATACAAGGCCGGAATGTATTGCTGACTGGGGGATCACAAGTTTTTGCTCAGACAGCTAATCAAGATGGTGGAGAGATTTCTATTCAAACGGAACAGTTAATTGTCCAAGGTGGCTCACAAGTTTCGGCTTCTACTTTTGGCGGAGGTAAGGGCGGAAATTTAGCAGTTAACGCCACTGACTTTATATTAGTGACTGGAACTGATGCAGATGGCTTTGCTAGCAGTTTGCGTACTAATACTTACAATAGAGGTTCAGCAGGCAAACTCACCGTCAAAACGAGGAAGTTAATTGTTGAGAATGGGGGACAGATAGAAGCCAGTGCTAGGCGAGGTAGTCAAGGTTTGGGAGGACAACTAGAGGTGATGGCTGATGTCATCAAGCTGAGTGGTTCATCTTTAAATGGATTTTCTAGTGGTTTATTTGCTCAAACTGGCGGTACTAATGATGCAGGTTCTTTGACAATTAAAACTAGGCAATTGATCATCCAAGATGGGGCGCAGATAGTTGCAGGAACTCAGCCAGGTAGTCAGGGTAAGGGTGGAAATCTGAATATTCATGCCTCAGATTTCATAGAAATAAGCGGAACAGCACCAAACCGTATAGACACTAGTGGCTTGTTTGTTCGTAGCCAAGGTGAGGGTGATGCTGGTTCTTTGTCAATTACTACAGGAAAGTTGATTGTTAGCAATCAAGCTCAAGTGACTGTGAGTGCATTGGGAAGAGGGAATGCCGGCAAATTAGAAATTAACGCTAACGAAATTCGCCTAGATGAGCAGGGAAAACTATTTGCTCAAACTATTTCAGGTAAGGGTGGCGACATTAATATAAAAGTAACTGACTTGCTGTTGTTACGCAATCATAGTCAAATCTCTGCGACAGCTGGCACTAATGCGACTAGTCAAGGTGATGGTGGCAATATTAATATTGATGCTCCCAATGGTTTTATTGTTGCTGTTCCTAGTGAAAACAGTGATATCAGTGCTAATGCTTTTCAAGGTAAGGGTGGCAATGTAGACATCAATGCTTTTGGGGTTTTTGGTACACAATTTCGAGAAAAATTGACTGATTTGAGTGATATTACGGCTAGTTCAGAGTTTGGTTTAAACGGTACAGTTGAGATTAACACGCCGGAAGTTGATCCTAGTGAAGGAGTTGTCAATCTGCCAACGCAACCTGTGGAGACAAAACTAGCTCAAGTTTGTTATGCGGGTTTTGGGAGAAATCGAGACAGTTTTACTATCACTGGGCGTGGAGGTTTACCAGATAATCCTACTGATTTTCTCAATGCTGATGCTGTGTTAGCAAATTGGATTGCTATTGGTGAGCCAGAAAAAACAGTCAGCAGGACAACTGTACCTCCCATGCCATCTGGGATTGTCGAAGCTACGGGATGGACAAGAAACGCTCAAGGTGAAGTTGTTCTTACTGCCAAAGTATCTGTAGTTACACCCCATGCTTCTTGGCAGCAGGCGACTGTTTGTCAAAATCAAACACTGACATCAAGAGACTTTTAA
- a CDS encoding CTB family bacteriocin, translated as MSNKLFTTVSLEEQEIIAGGSASNGYDDSDDGIYVEENNFSAFLKDTLKQAATTSANHDGASTAHALDISDVDAFANVFKTIDF; from the coding sequence ATGTCTAACAAATTATTCACAACCGTATCTCTAGAAGAACAAGAAATCATCGCTGGTGGTAGTGCTAGTAATGGTTATGATGATAGTGATGATGGAATCTATGTAGAAGAGAACAATTTTAGCGCGTTCTTGAAAGATACACTCAAACAAGCAGCAACTACCTCAGCAAATCATGATGGCGCATCAACAGCTCATGCTCTTGATATTAGCGATGTTGATGCCTTTGCTAATGTTTTCAAAACCATTGATTTTTAG
- a CDS encoding CTB family bacteriocin — protein sequence MSNQLYTNVSLEQQEIIAGGGSSNGYDGSDNGIYVEEDNYSEFLKDTLKQAATTSANADGASTAHALDISDVDAFANVFKIVDF from the coding sequence ATGTCTAACCAATTGTACACAAACGTATCTCTAGAACAACAAGAAATCATCGCTGGTGGTGGTTCTAGTAATGGTTATGATGGTAGTGATAATGGAATTTATGTAGAAGAAGATAACTACAGCGAGTTCTTGAAAGATACTCTCAAGCAAGCAGCAACTACTTCAGCAAATGCTGATGGTGCATCAACAGCTCATGCTCTTGATATTTCTGATGTTGATGCTTTTGCCAATGTTTTCAAAATTGTTGATTTTTAG
- a CDS encoding NAD(P)/FAD-dependent oxidoreductase, whose translation MSNSRTEEILSQLPGDTLGNLRRADSILQSIRENTLPIPTVVQESQESLGTVDWDAIICGGTLGILIGCALAVKGWRVALLERGILKGRQQEWNISRQELAVFVELDLLKPEELERAIATEYNPARVKFKDGAEVWVEDVLNIGVDPVYLLATLKQRFLDAGGQLWENTPFNGAVVHPDGVVVNDQFKAKLLIDAMGNMSPIVQQARQGKKPDALCLVVGTCAQGFPDNHAGDLLLSFTSLQNQCQYFWEAFPARDGRTTYLFTYMDAHPERPNLAALFAEYWRLLPEYQGVALEELKFQRALFGFFPSDRQSPLQTPWHHILPVGDSSGNQSPLSFGGFGAMVRHLKRLTWGIAEALQTEQLSAKALGQLQPYQPSLSVTWLFQKAMSVGINQNIPSEQINQLLSAVFQEMQQLGTPVLKPFLQDIVQFSALTQTLAKTGLSHPGLVAKIIPQVGLANLLDWLWHYGNLGAYTALFALSPILEPWIKNLPNTQYYWHRLVEAWKFGSGCDYFDV comes from the coding sequence ATGTCTAATTCCCGCACAGAAGAAATTCTCTCTCAACTACCAGGGGATACTCTGGGAAACCTACGTCGCGCTGACAGCATCTTGCAATCTATTCGAGAAAATACTTTACCAATACCCACAGTAGTGCAAGAAAGTCAAGAGTCTCTAGGTACTGTAGACTGGGATGCAATTATTTGTGGTGGGACATTAGGTATTTTGATTGGTTGTGCTTTAGCAGTCAAAGGATGGCGCGTGGCATTGCTAGAGCGAGGTATCCTCAAGGGAAGACAACAAGAGTGGAATATTTCTCGTCAAGAATTAGCAGTGTTTGTGGAATTGGACTTGTTGAAACCAGAGGAATTAGAGAGAGCGATCGCTACTGAATACAATCCAGCTAGAGTTAAATTTAAAGATGGTGCAGAAGTCTGGGTAGAAGATGTCCTGAATATCGGTGTCGATCCTGTTTATCTACTAGCTACGTTAAAGCAACGATTTCTTGATGCTGGCGGCCAGTTATGGGAAAATACACCTTTTAATGGCGCAGTTGTCCACCCAGATGGGGTAGTAGTCAATGATCAGTTTAAAGCCAAGCTGTTAATTGATGCTATGGGAAACATGTCTCCCATTGTTCAACAAGCACGCCAAGGGAAAAAACCAGATGCTCTTTGCTTAGTGGTAGGAACTTGCGCTCAAGGCTTCCCCGACAATCATGCTGGCGATTTACTATTATCATTCACATCCCTGCAAAACCAGTGTCAGTATTTTTGGGAAGCCTTCCCAGCCAGAGATGGCAGAACAACTTACCTGTTTACCTACATGGATGCTCACCCCGAACGCCCAAATTTAGCAGCGTTATTCGCAGAATACTGGCGCTTACTACCAGAATATCAGGGAGTGGCATTAGAAGAATTAAAATTTCAGCGAGCCTTGTTTGGCTTTTTTCCGAGCGATCGCCAAAGCCCCCTGCAAACTCCTTGGCATCACATTCTCCCAGTCGGAGACAGTAGCGGTAATCAATCACCCTTAAGTTTTGGTGGCTTTGGGGCAATGGTACGCCACCTCAAACGTTTAACATGGGGAATTGCAGAAGCATTACAAACAGAGCAATTATCTGCCAAAGCATTAGGACAACTGCAACCATATCAACCTAGTCTCAGCGTGACTTGGTTATTTCAAAAAGCCATGAGTGTTGGTATCAATCAAAATATTCCCTCAGAACAAATCAACCAACTCCTATCAGCAGTATTCCAAGAAATGCAACAGCTAGGCACACCAGTACTCAAGCCATTTTTGCAAGATATCGTCCAGTTTTCTGCTCTGACACAAACCCTAGCCAAAACTGGTTTATCTCATCCCGGACTAGTCGCTAAAATCATCCCCCAAGTAGGTTTAGCAAATTTATTAGATTGGCTTTGGCATTACGGCAACTTAGGAGCCTACACTGCCTTATTTGCCCTCAGTCCCATTTTAGAGCCGTGGATTAAGAACTTACCCAACACACAATATTATTGGCATCGCTTAGTTGAAGCGTGGAAATTTGGCTCTGGCTGTGATTACTTCGATGTGTAG